In Opitutaceae bacterium, the sequence CAACGCGCGCGCTTCACCGATGGTGTGAGTGAGCGGCTTTTGAACATAAACGTGTTTGCCGCGCTCAATCGCCATCAAGGCGATTGGGAAATGCATGTGGTCCGGTGTGGAGACGGTGACTGCATCGATCTTGTCGTGCATTTCGTCCAGCATCCGTCGGAAGTCCCGATAACGTGGCACATTCGGATACTCACGGAACAGCTGTCCGCCGCGTTCGAAGTCCACGTCGCAAAGTGCGACGATCTCTTGGTCGTCGACGCCATGCACGTCGCTGTAGCCCTTGCCTCCAAGGCCCACGCCAGCGACGCGAACTTTGCGCCCGAGCACGAGGTTTTTATAGGGGGATTTGTCGGGATTGATCTCGTCTCCCAAAACCCGGTCCCACGGGACCAGGGCTGTGGTCGCAGCCAAGAGGGAGGTCGAACGAATGAATTGGCGTCTCGAATACATGGGGTTTGAACAGTAGGTCAAAGCTGCCAGCGCACCCTCTGGGTGTCTCGCTTGGGTTGGACCAATCACGTCAACGGCGTGGGGGGCAGCCGGGGGACAGGAGAGGGGCAACTAGTGAGAGAGGTAACGCTGGAACTACCCCGGCGGGTGCCGGGGTTTTGCGAGACTACACTAATGCCCGTTTACCGTCTTTCAAATTCGCGACGAACTTTATGACGAAAACGACAAATGCGTACTTCGCCCGCAGGGAAAATCAGGGGAAAATTCCCCGGCTCAGTTTCGCATCGGCCACGCGTTGGATACCGAGGGTCAGGGCAGCCAGCCGGCGACTGAAGCCGAACTTTCGCTTCTGGGCGTCGACGGCCGCCTTCGCAATGTCCAACTGGCGAAACAGCTTCGTCATCACCTCGTCGCGCGACCAATAGAAATTCTGCAGGTTCTGGAGCCACTCGAAGTACGAGACTATCACCCCGCCCGAATTGCAGAGGACATCGGGAATGATTTCTATTTCAGGCCTTTGCTCCAACACCCGGTCGGCTTCGATGGTGGTCGGTCCGTTGGCGGCCTCAGCGAGTACCCTGCAGCGTAGGAGTCGCGCATTGTCGGCGTGGATAACGCGCTCGACTGCAGCGGGAATCAGCACCGTGCAATCGAGCTCCAGTAGCTGTTCATTGGTGATGACTTCCCCTTCATGGAAGCCTTGGAGTGTCTTGGCGTATTTTGTGTACTCCAGCGCCTTCCGGAGGTCGATCCCTCCTGGGTTGTAGATGCCGCCCGTGAAATCAGAGATCGCGATGATCTTTGCTCCACTTGCTGCGAGGGCGAGCGCAGCCTCACTGCCGACGTTGCCGAAGCCCTGAACGGCGACCGTGGCTTCCGTGCAGGAAAGGTTCAGGTCATGTAGCGTGCTGCGCACGAGGTGAGCGACACCGGCGCCTGTCGCTTCGCGCCTACCTTGGGAGCCACCCAGGCTCAGTGGCTTACCGGTGACCACGGATGGTGTGTGCACGCCGACATGTGCTGAGTACGTGTCCATCATCCACCCCATGATCTGCTCGTTTGTCCCGAGATCGGGCGCCGGGATGTCAACCTGCGGACCGATGAAGTCCGCCATCTCGTGGATGTAGCGACGCGAGAGGCGTTCGAGTTCGCCAACGGACAGCTCACGAGGGTTTACGACCACCCCTCCCTTTGCGCCGCCATAGGGTAGACCCACGAGTGAGCATTTCCAGCTCATCCACATCGCCAACGCTGCGACTTCGCCGAGCGAAACGTCCTGATGGAATCGAATTCCTCCCTTGGCGGGCCCGCAGGAGAGGTTGTGTTGCACGCGGTACCCCTCGAAGAGGGTCACGCTTCCATCGTCGCGCTTCAAGGGCAGTGACACCGCAAGCGTGCGGCGGGGCCATTTTGTCCTGTCGCGGAGGGGCTCGGGGAGCTGATGGCATCGGCCGCTTGGTCGAACTGCCTGCATGCCTGTTTGAAAACTTCGGAATCGTAGAGCGAAGAAAGGACGGCTTTGGACATGGTGGGGATTGCTCCGTCGGGGCCAACTGACGCCATGTTAAACATCGGCGCAATTTCGTCGAGTTGCGTTTGGAAATTATACCGCTTTGGTTGGTGGTTTCCCCACGCATGCGATTCAAGCTCAACGCCGAATTCCAGCCGACTGGCGACCAGCCGCAGGCGATCGAAAAGCTCGTTGCGTCCATCCGGGCGGGCAACAAGCACCAGACTTTGCTTGGCGTCACCGGCTCCGGGAAGACCTTTACGATGGCAAATGTGATCGCGGCTCTCGACCGGCCGACGCTGATCATTTCACACAACAAGACACTCGCCGCGCAGCTGTATTCGGAATTCAAGGCGTTTTTCCCGGAGAACGCAGTCGAGTATTTTGTCTCCTACTACGATTACTACCAGCCCGAGGCGTACATCCCGTCGAGCGACACGTTCATCGAAAAGGATTCGTCCATCAACGACGAGATCGAGCGGCTCCGGATCTCCGCCACATCGTCGCTTGTTTCACGCCGTGATGTTGTAGTGGTGGCCAGCGTCTCCTGCATCTATGGCCTCGGCTCGCCCGAGGATTTCCGGGAGCAGCGGATCCAACTCCGGCCGATGCTGCCGCTTGGCCGGGAGAGGCTCATGGAGCGCCTGGTGGAGAACCTCTACGAGCGCAACGATTACGAGTTGAAGCGCGGCACTTTCCGGGTGCGCGGCGACACCGTCGACATCATGCCGGCGTACCTGGAGGAGGGCCTGCGAGTGGAATTCTTCGGCGACGAGGTCGACGCCCTTTCGGAATTCGACCCGCTGACCGGGCGGGTCATCCGCCGGCTTGAGGAGTTTGATCTGTATCCAGCCAATCAATACGTGACCTCACGTGACAAGCTCGGCAGCGCGATTGCCTCCATCAAGGCGGAACTTTCGCAGCGGGTGGCCGAGTTCGAGTCGGCGGGCAAGTACCTCGAGGCGCAGCGGGTGAAGATGAGGACCTCCTACGACCTCGAGATGCTGCAGGAGATGGGCTTCTGCAACGGCATCGAAAACTACTCCATGCACCTTTCGGGCCGTCGGCGCGGCGAGCGTCCGTTCTGCCTCCTCGACTTCTTCCCGAAGGACTTCCTGCTCATCGTCGATGAGAGCCACGTGACGATTCCCCAGGTAGGGGGCATGTACAATGGCGACAAGAGCCGCAAACAGGTGCTGGTGGATTTCGGTTTCCGCCTGCCCTCGGCGCTGGAGAACAGGCCGCAGTCCTTCGACGAGTTTCAATCGGTCACGGGGCAGACCCTCTATGTATCAGCCACGCCGGCGCGTTTTGAGATCGAGCGTTCGACCGTTGTTGCGGAACAGTTGATCCGTCCCACCGGACTTCTTGATCCCGAGATCGTGATCCGGCCGACCAAGGGACAGGTCGAGGACCTGATTGCCGAGTCGAAGCGCGCGGTTGCCCGCGGCGAGCGGGTGCTGGTCACCACTTTGACCAAGCGACTCTCGGAAGACCTGACTTCGTTCATGCGGGAGGCGAAACTGCGGGTGGAGTATCTCCACTCCGACATCGACGCGATCGAGCGGGTGGAGATCCTGAGGAACCTGCGGCTTGGCAACTTTGACGTGCTGATCGGAATCAACCTGTTGCGCGAAGGACTCGACCTTCCTGAAGTGGCACTCGTGGCAATCCTCGACGCGGACAAGGAAGGATTTCTCCGCAGTGAAACGTCGCTCATTCAAACGGCGGGGCGTGCAGCGCGCCACGAAAGTGGCAGGGTTATTTTCTACGCGGACATCCTTACCGAGTCGATCAAGCGGACCATAGAGGTGACTTCCTACAGGCGGCAGAAGCAGTTGGAGCACAACCTCCAGCACGGGATCACGCCCAGGAGCGTAAAACGCGGAGCCCAGGCGAGCCTTCACGTCTATGATGGAACCGGCAAAAAGGACGAGGCCCCGGCGGTCGCTGAGAGTGCTGATGACGTCGCAAAAGTAATTGCAGAATTGGAGGAGGAAATGGTCGAGGCGTCCGGACGCCTCGAGTTCGAGCGGGCTGCGGTTTTGCGTGACCAGATTGAAGCGCTGCGGACAGGTTCTTTCACCCGCATTGCGAAGCGGGAGGGGCGGGCGGCGCGTAGCCGGGCTAAGCGCGGGGGATCGAGAGGATAGGAAGACAGCAGGGGATGGGGGCGAAGTGGTCGCGCCACAGCCTCGCTCGCCACGCGGTTTTTCGCTCGCCGCTGCCATCCCCTGAGACCTAGTGCAAGGCCTTGCGGGTCTATCTAGTCCATGTTAGTGTCTAAATATGAGCAGTTTATAACCACACAGTATCAGTGTGTCTGATAGCTCCTGATTCTGGCTGGTCGTTTGAAACCTGTGGGGCATGATTGGCGTCTCACCCTTTGTATGAAAACAGTACTGACCTCCTTGGTCTGTCTTGCGGGTTTGTTGGCCACGGCTGACGCCCAGGTGCTTTCTGAACGTGCTGCCCGAAACGTCCTGATTGGTGGAGTGGCGGGTGCAATCATTGGGGAAAACAACGATCGTGCCCTGGAAGGCGCGTTGATCGGCGCGGCGGCAGGCGCGGTATGGACCGCGGCGACCGAGCCGGGGACCTACCACACAGTCTCCCACTACGAGTCGCGCGATTATGGGCGTAACTATGGGCGCCATCATGGCAGGCGGCATCACGGCAGCGATGTCGTGATCATCAAGCCGGACCATGGCCGCCGCGTCATCGTGCGGGACTGTGACCGCCCGGACCGGATCGTGATTGACCGCGACTACGATCGCCGTGTGATCATCCGGGATCGTGACTGTGACACACGCGTGATCGTGCGTCAGCGTCCGGTCATCATCCGTGACGGTGGTTGCGATGGAAAGGTGATCGTTGTGAATCGCGACCATGGGAGTCGCATCGTGATCAATGGCCGAGAGGATCGTCACGTGGATTACTACGCGGATAGCCGCCCCAGACACCGTGGCGAGCGGCGCGTGATCTACGAGGGTTCACGTGCGACCTACGTGCAGGAAGACTGAGGTTAAGTCTCCCGACTGTAACGTTTGAACCGGGCCGTGATTGGCCCGGTTTTTTTTGCTTACCGCATTGCGGTGGCGTCTTCAGTTGAGTCAGTCTGGTGCAATGCGCGTCGCCGTGCTTTCGGATATTCATGGAAATCTTCCCGCGTTGGAGGCGGTGCTCGATGCCTTGCCGCGCCTGGGCGTGACCCAGACGGTAATTGCTGGCGATGTGGTGAATGGTTCCCCGGATTCCCGCGCGTGCTGGGACCTGGTGCATTCGCTTCGGCTACCGTTGCTGCGGGGCAACCATGAGCGCTATGTGTTCGACCTGCACTCCGAGCGGGCGAAACCGGAGTGGGCCACGCTCCAGTTCGCGCCGGTTCACTTCACCTACAAGCAGTTCGATGACGCCATCCGGATGGAGATGGCTCGTCTCCCCATTCTACACCGCGATCCTGAGCTGCCCGGTCTTCTCGTGGTGCACGCCTCACCTCGCAATGACCACGATCTGGTCTTTCCCTACACTCGGGAGTCTGATCTCGACGCCATGTTCTCGGGTGCCACGGAGCGCACGTTTGTGCGAGGGCACAACCATTACGCGGGCATTACCCTCTGGAGAGGGAGGCATATCGTGAACGCCGGTTCGGTCGGACTCCCCCTCGATGGGTCCCCGAAAGCCCAGTTCGTGATCCTAGAGCTCAAGGCCGGCACCTGGCGGGCCGAGCACCATGCCATCGCGTACGACGTGGCGCGGGCGGTGCGGAGATTTGAGGAGACCGGTTACCTGGATGAAGGTGGGCCACTGGCGCACCTCTACATGAAGGAGGTGGAGACGGCGTCTTTCCGCGTCGTGCCCTTTTTAAAATTCCAGACAGCGTACCTGGCGAGGCAGCCCGGAGCCACGTTGCTGGACGCCTGGGCCGCGTATCGACAAATCGGATACTAGGCCCACTCCGGCGGGTTCTGCAGGCCGGGGCGCAGGATGCCGATGCACGGGAGGTTGCGGTAGCGCTCCGCGAAATCCAGCCCGTAGCCAACCGCAAACCGGTCAGGGATCTCGAAGCCGACGAAATCCGCGGAAAACTCGACTTCGCGCCGGCCCTGTTTGTCAAGGAGCACGCAGGTGCGCACGCTGGCCGGGTTTTGTCGGCGGATCAGCTCCACGACCATCGAAAGCGTCTTTCCGGTGTCGAGGATGTCGTCGATCAGGAGCACATGGCGATCGGTGAGGTCGAGTGTGATGCTGTCGATCAGGGCCGGCTTGGATCGGGGCTTCGTTTGTCCCCGGTAGCTTGAGATCCGCACGCAGTCCAACCGCACCGGGTTGTTGATCTGACGGAGGAGGTCTGCGGCAAAAAGGATGGCGCCGTTGATGACCGCTATGACCGTTATTTCTTCCTCGCCGTAGGCAGCGGAGATCTCCCTGCCGAGTTGCTTGAGGCGACGCTTGATCGCCTGCTCGCTGACAAGGACGGTCTCGATATCGGCGAGAGCTCGGCTTGCAGGAAGTGCGGCGGTGGATACAGGCATGGCTTTATATTTATAAACTCAGAAACAGTCTTAACACAGCTTAATCAATTCGCGAGTTTCTGGAACGTCCTTGATTATTTGGGAAGGCTCGGGTCCCACCCCGAGGTAACGCAGATTGGGAAGTTGGGCGGGAAGGCTCTCCCCGTGGAAAGCGACGTCAAGGATCGAACGCATCATGCACGCGACGTAACTTCTGGCATTGGCGGGGAGATCCGCGAAACGGCGCACCCCGCATATGTCCTCGTTCCAGCCGGGATGAACGGAGTAAACGGGACGCAAGGTCTTGCGCAGCGCATCGTTACGCGGGACGTGGAAATAACGCTGCCCGGCGGCGTCTTCGTAGGCAATGCAAATCAACAGATCTCCCTGCCAGTCACCGGAATGGGTGAGGGCATCGGTCTTGTTGATCATGAGGTCCTGAAAGCCTCCGTATCTCAGGCAATCGCCCTTCTCGACCGCGTCGAACCAGCCTACCATGCGTTGACGGCCCGTGCTCGTGCCGAATTCCAGTTTTTTGAGCTTTACGCTAAGCGGGTGCGCATCGTCCATCTGGGTAATGAACGTGTGTGTGCCCACCTTGGTGTCGTAGGCCTTTGCCACGCCGAAGGTGTGGATCGGTTGCACGGGAATTCCCGCGCTCGCGAAAAACTCCGGAGTATAGGTGTGGGAGGCGGTGACGTTGGGGGAGAAGCCGTGGCGTTTGTCCAGCCAGTAGGCCTGCCCGAACTCCCCGATGATCGTCTTGCCGCCGCGCATCTCCCTGAGGATGAGCTCGCGCACCTCGCCGATCTGGCTCAGTAGGCCAGTCCCTGCAGCCCAGTAAGTTTCGACCAGGGCATCGATGTTCAGGCTAAACGGCTGCTCGCCTCGGTAGATTGTGAAATCAAACTCCTCGCGCTTGAAGTAGCCGAGTTCAAGGCCTTCTGCGTTTGCCCGCAATTCGGCCTGGGTGAGCTTGTCAAAGAAATGCGCGAAGCCCTGTTCGCTTACTTCGCAGACATGTTGGATCGTTTTGACGGCGCGCTGGACGCGCTGGGTCAACTTGCGGGCGAAGAGGTCCTTCGGTCCGAGAAAATCGCTGTAGGTGATCTGCCACTGGCCGGTCTCGTCGGTGTAGGCCGGTGTGATTCCTCGTCCGGTTGAGCCCCGCGGCTCTTCCTTGAGGACGTGGGTGCGGTACTCTTCCCAGGCGAGATCGAGCAGCCGATGGCTGAGGTCCGACACCATGGCGCGCTCGTCAATCAAGAGTCGGGATAAAACGGGAAAGCCTTTGCGTTCCAGAGGGATAGCCTCCCACCACACTTTGCGAGGATCGGCGACGACTCCGCTACCGATGCACAAGTACCCAATTCCCTTTTCCACCACGCCCGAAGGGAGGAGGTTCAGCTTGATCCCCGCTGCAGTGTGGCCGGAATTGGCGCCGCCGTTTACCTTGAGGACCACGGAAACCGGGTGGCCGCTACTGCGGAGTTCATGCTCGATCTCCGGGATGAGGCGACCCTTCCCTTCATCTCCGAGGGAAATGCCGACGTCGGCGATGAGCTGACTTGAAAATGGAAGCAAGGACATGGGTTGTTCTGCAACCGGGCTGCCCCTGTTGCGGAAAAGCAGAAAGAGGGCAGGGAATTATGGGGCAACAAAAAACGGGCTCGAGACTTGGGGATAGGCTCGACGCATT encodes:
- a CDS encoding Glu/Leu/Phe/Val dehydrogenase — its product is MQAVRPSGRCHQLPEPLRDRTKWPRRTLAVSLPLKRDDGSVTLFEGYRVQHNLSCGPAKGGIRFHQDVSLGEVAALAMWMSWKCSLVGLPYGGAKGGVVVNPRELSVGELERLSRRYIHEMADFIGPQVDIPAPDLGTNEQIMGWMMDTYSAHVGVHTPSVVTGKPLSLGGSQGRREATGAGVAHLVRSTLHDLNLSCTEATVAVQGFGNVGSEAALALAASGAKIIAISDFTGGIYNPGGIDLRKALEYTKYAKTLQGFHEGEVITNEQLLELDCTVLIPAAVERVIHADNARLLRCRVLAEAANGPTTIEADRVLEQRPEIEIIPDVLCNSGGVIVSYFEWLQNLQNFYWSRDEVMTKLFRQLDIAKAAVDAQKRKFGFSRRLAALTLGIQRVADAKLSRGIFP
- the uvrB gene encoding excinuclease ABC subunit UvrB, whose amino-acid sequence is MRFKLNAEFQPTGDQPQAIEKLVASIRAGNKHQTLLGVTGSGKTFTMANVIAALDRPTLIISHNKTLAAQLYSEFKAFFPENAVEYFVSYYDYYQPEAYIPSSDTFIEKDSSINDEIERLRISATSSLVSRRDVVVVASVSCIYGLGSPEDFREQRIQLRPMLPLGRERLMERLVENLYERNDYELKRGTFRVRGDTVDIMPAYLEEGLRVEFFGDEVDALSEFDPLTGRVIRRLEEFDLYPANQYVTSRDKLGSAIASIKAELSQRVAEFESAGKYLEAQRVKMRTSYDLEMLQEMGFCNGIENYSMHLSGRRRGERPFCLLDFFPKDFLLIVDESHVTIPQVGGMYNGDKSRKQVLVDFGFRLPSALENRPQSFDEFQSVTGQTLYVSATPARFEIERSTVVAEQLIRPTGLLDPEIVIRPTKGQVEDLIAESKRAVARGERVLVTTLTKRLSEDLTSFMREAKLRVEYLHSDIDAIERVEILRNLRLGNFDVLIGINLLREGLDLPEVALVAILDADKEGFLRSETSLIQTAGRAARHESGRVIFYADILTESIKRTIEVTSYRRQKQLEHNLQHGITPRSVKRGAQASLHVYDGTGKKDEAPAVAESADDVAKVIAELEEEMVEASGRLEFERAAVLRDQIEALRTGSFTRIAKREGRAARSRAKRGGSRG
- a CDS encoding metallophosphoesterase family protein, whose translation is MRVAVLSDIHGNLPALEAVLDALPRLGVTQTVIAGDVVNGSPDSRACWDLVHSLRLPLLRGNHERYVFDLHSERAKPEWATLQFAPVHFTYKQFDDAIRMEMARLPILHRDPELPGLLVVHASPRNDHDLVFPYTRESDLDAMFSGATERTFVRGHNHYAGITLWRGRHIVNAGSVGLPLDGSPKAQFVILELKAGTWRAEHHAIAYDVARAVRRFEETGYLDEGGPLAHLYMKEVETASFRVVPFLKFQTAYLARQPGATLLDAWAAYRQIGY
- the hpt gene encoding hypoxanthine phosphoribosyltransferase — encoded protein: MPVSTAALPASRALADIETVLVSEQAIKRRLKQLGREISAAYGEEEITVIAVINGAILFAADLLRQINNPVRLDCVRISSYRGQTKPRSKPALIDSITLDLTDRHVLLIDDILDTGKTLSMVVELIRRQNPASVRTCVLLDKQGRREVEFSADFVGFEIPDRFAVGYGLDFAERYRNLPCIGILRPGLQNPPEWA
- a CDS encoding adenylosuccinate synthetase, whose translation is MSLLPFSSQLIADVGISLGDEGKGRLIPEIEHELRSSGHPVSVVLKVNGGANSGHTAAGIKLNLLPSGVVEKGIGYLCIGSGVVADPRKVWWEAIPLERKGFPVLSRLLIDERAMVSDLSHRLLDLAWEEYRTHVLKEEPRGSTGRGITPAYTDETGQWQITYSDFLGPKDLFARKLTQRVQRAVKTIQHVCEVSEQGFAHFFDKLTQAELRANAEGLELGYFKREEFDFTIYRGEQPFSLNIDALVETYWAAGTGLLSQIGEVRELILREMRGGKTIIGEFGQAYWLDKRHGFSPNVTASHTYTPEFFASAGIPVQPIHTFGVAKAYDTKVGTHTFITQMDDAHPLSVKLKKLEFGTSTGRQRMVGWFDAVEKGDCLRYGGFQDLMINKTDALTHSGDWQGDLLICIAYEDAAGQRYFHVPRNDALRKTLRPVYSVHPGWNEDICGVRRFADLPANARSYVACMMRSILDVAFHGESLPAQLPNLRYLGVGPEPSQIIKDVPETRELIKLC